The stretch of DNA ATTTATCTACATATTTTTTCCTAGATAAAGAGGGACATATTGATCTGTATCCTTGTCTGTAACACACACGAATAAGGCGATAGATTTTAGGCGGTAGAATGATCACAGAGTTACTATTTGTTCTAGCGATACAGTATCACACTCAAGTCTGACAAAAGATCGATCGATTATCCACCTATGTAATAGATTATAGTGCTGCTCATACTGGATGCCTCTCGATTTTGACGAGAGGACATATTACGACTAACGAACcattatttttgatgatttgaaaataatttcaaatgatagGCATGATAACATTTTGTTAAGATTGATTTAGTTCATTAAACAGAGTGTCTTCAGTTCATTAAACAGAGTGTCTTTAGTTCATTAAACAGAGTTTCTTTAGATCATAAAAACAGAGTTTCTTTAGTTCATTAAACAGAGTTTATCTAGTTGAGTTTCTTTTCTGATTCAAATGTGTTAAAGAAGACTTTTAAacaatccttcaatacagtgtaaaatggatataagAACGATGGTGTATTTAGACTGCACAGGTTCACTGCCTGATCGTATTACGACCGAATTGAGGCATGTGTTCCAAGCTTTTAAGAACTATATACCAAATAAATCGATGTTAGACTAAGAAAGGCTTTAGTGGATAAGAAGACCATCTTTTTCCCGGGAATCTTCCGTTTTCCAAAATGGCCgctctaaatgtgaattacgTGTATACACCTGTAAAGATAATGCGCCCGATTATGGATCACTTAAATTGGATTTTTTATCAGCTGCCGATCTAGCGACCGTAAAGCTTATCCGACGAGATAAAACTGAACTCTACCCGCATCACGCGATAAAACACGAAGATTGTCGTATATTCAGCCGGTATCACAATCGCGTCGATCGTTCAGTTAAACCCAAACACCGATCGACTCAACTCGCGTCATATTTGTGTTTACGGTCATTAAGCGTCTACGCTTTCAGTTATATATGAAAACCGGTGTGATTGTTCTCCGATCATTATGCATTTGTTGACGGAGCGAATTTTCACAATACGGCGCGAAAGTTTAGATTGCTAACAGCATTTGGCTAAACGTGAAATATATTAGTTGATTCTATAAGTTCATATTGGAAATGTATATTGGAAATGGTTGATACTGAACAGGTGAGTAAATGTAATCTGACATTTTATGTTTCACGTCTATTCGTTGTacagattttcttttctttttttacgaATCAGTAAGTTAACCTTTTATGGTGTTTGAATTGTTAGGCGTTAAGTTATGCTTAAATCTTTAAAGATACACTCTTTACACCGCGTTGAATTTGTTTCATGTTATTGCTATCATCATGTTTCtattcaattattcatgagATTTAGATTGAATGTTTATCGTCATTTCCCCAGGGATTCATCCATCAGGGAACATCTGATGAGCTACCTCACTATCTCCACAATATTGCCATTTAATTCTAAACAATTGAGGTAGGTGGTTTTTCATCGTGTATTCCACTAATTGTATTACACTAATTTCTCTACAGAATGATGAGAGGATAGGCAGAGATAAACTCTAAATTCAACTGTAAAGTTTGTTTGAAAACTGCAAGAAAACTGCGATTGGGGGATTCAGGTTCTCGCGGAGGATATGATAAATTTTTCACACATTTCACTTAAAGATAAAGACCAACAAATTACTTTAAAATCCGATTATATTTAGGTGTATATGGTAAAATCGAGGGGCCGGATTTGTAGACTgctattacctttaaccctgAGGCTTatccaattgaaaatgaattgagttaacccccgggttaaaggtaaaactagtctataaaaccggcccgTGGATTTTAGTATGAGTTGAGAATGCTTCAACCCATCCGcagagatttatttgaaatgaagatGCGAAACATCAGTGTAACTTATTTCCGTTGCTAATCACCAATATTGCGAACCTTTGATATACACACTACATATAGACTATGACTAATGttaattatgtattttatgtattttatgtGCAGATGATAAAATCATGTTTTTAGTATCAGTTTACTCTTGGTTTACAGGTTGAATTACGAAGTCTACACAATGACCACGCCCATAACTGCGTCAGTGACAAGTCAACCATCCATCAAAAACTACACCGAATACCAAATCGGTCGGTTCATTTATCGCATATTCCCCGTTATTGGCATCATCGTCGCCACGATCGGCAACACGATGTGCTTGATATTGATGAACCGAAAATCACTGCGCGAATCGTCTGCTAGCGTTTACCTGTCGGCCATCGCCGTAGCCGACACTTGTACCGTCTATACCGGATTACTACCCGCCTGGCTTCAGGCGCAGTTCGACATCAACCTGGCTAAAAGAAGCACGTTTATTTGTCACCTTATGGAGTTTCTATTGTATTCGGTATCCGAGGTGGCTGTATGGTTAGTCGTGGCGTTGACTATCGACAGGTTTATATCGGTGGTTTTTCCGTTGAAGGCCCGGTATTTCTGTACGAAGAAGAAAGCGTCGGTAGCCATCGCGATTATATGCGCGTTGGCGACGATCAAGAACGTGCACATATTTTTCACGAGAGGACCCGTTCTCGACAACGCGCATCGGTGCCAGTTCCTCGAACCGTTCGAATACTTCGAGGCGTTCGTTCGGCCGTGGATCGCGTTCACGCTGTACGCGTTTTTGCCGATATCGATTATTTTCGCGTGCAACATCGCCATCGTTTATACGTTGATCAAAATCCGAAAGAAGAAACTCGTAAATCAAGCGTCGAAAAAGACCGATCGGAACAAGCGGGTTAACAGTATGACGGGCATGTTTCTGGCGATTTCGCTGACATTCCTATGTCTGATAACGCCCTCTATTAGCGTGGTAATATCGATACCGTATTGGGGAACTGGAATGCACGACCGAGCTAGATTGTATCTAACCCTCGCCGTTACTGAGATCCTCGTCTACTCAAATCATTCCGTTAACTTCGTTCTGTATTGTATCACGGGCCGTCGTTTCAGAGAAGAGTTTCTGAAGTTGTGCTCGTGTTGCCCGTCTCGGAGTAGGGTGTCTCCGGTGGATGGAACGAACCCGGGAGGCGAACTAAGTAACTCTAGAACGGCGGACAGATATTAATAAGTAGACACTCCATTAGATTCAACAAGCAATAGGAGGAACCTCGCGCTGCCAAAgtacccccccccctcccctacTCTCCACCCTTCTCCCCAATACTTAGAGGGACAGGAAACTTCGAACTGTACTGAATGTTAATGGCCGATGAAAGTAACAAAGACTTTTCGACAATCAATCAGTGAGCTATTGTCATTCCTGAATATCACTCTTTAGAAATAGGCGATTTTCGAAACTGTTATGAAGATATCGGACCGTAGTTATTAATAAGCCAAACGGTCTAACAATGTATTTCCCCCGAACTGAATTTATGATAGACCCCGTCTATCCATAGTTGGTTTCTATAATCGTATTTACAATGCACTGAACTCTACCGTTTGTAATTATATTTGCGTGATTAATTATGCAGTAAAGCATGCTTGACTTTCATATTAGTGATAATCCTCCAACCAACCACCGCGAAATAGATATCATGTAGACATAACCATTACTGTAGTTCtgctttttttctagaaaaattagattgaaaaaaaaaaacattcaaatttcTCGATCCAATGGGTTTGGTATAGAGGTTATTACCTGCTTTTTGCCATGACCGACGCCATATTGGTTAGCAAAAACACAATAGTTTACACATTCAAACAGACGCTCAAAATCCGTAAATCCCCTGATCATCGTTTATTGCTTTGTCATGTACGGCTAGTCTCCATAGCACTGACAGGCAAACAAACTATGACGTCACATACAAGACCTCTACAGAATCTCCTTTAGACGCTCCTCATCTGTATCGGCTTAGGTTTTCTAAGTCAAGTTGTCGGGAATCGATATTAGTTCGGTGGTTTTCAATGTTAGAACCTGTAATTGttccatttttgaaatttcatacaTAATTCGAGATATCTTGGAGTGAATAACGTTTTTTTCAAGTGCCTTCTGCTTCACGTTTGAtgttaattttcgattttacgAACCGTTTTTGCATCATTGGTTTCCTATATTCAATTTCCTCTTTGTCCATTTCCTATACGCGTAAAGCCGACCGCCTGTATATCGTAATAATTCATTATGAGATCCTGTATAGCGATATCAGACTGAGGGAACATTGCGTTGGTAGCATAGATGTAAATATTGCCAGAAAATGTCAATATTTTCAGAGACTTATTTCGTGTCGTATATATTGATTTAAGATAAAACCAAGCTGATGTATTCGTGGAGATTTTTGAGTGTCGCCACTTTCAAAGAAGGGCATTTTAAAAACGGATTTCACCTTTTCTAACAGTGGAGTTGGCAAATTACTAATTGGCGTTCAGACTGACAGCAGTGTTCAAAATAGTCACTCAGAAGGCTTCATCGCGTTCCGCccatttattttctataacaACTACCTCCTCTTTGGATGGATACTTCGCTAGTAAATGTAAAAACCGCCTGAATTGTCAATATTTTCATAGACTAATTTCGTGTCGCAAATATTGATTAAACATAAAACCAAGATGATGTTTTCGTGGGGGAATTCGAGTGTCGCCATTTTTAGAGAAGGGCTTATCAGATGTTTGTCGTTTGGTTAGTCATACCGGGAGGagacacaaacacacgcgGAAACACTCCCGGATATACGGCTTATGAACGGgatgtatttatttcatcgtGACCTCGTGGGAGGGTGGGGCATTGTTGAATTGACCATTCAGCGGAAAATCGCATAGTCTGGGCAGTTTTTATCCGTATCTAGGTATACGGACTCAAGATGTTCAAGTGCCCTTTGGaaaatagagaaaaaaaacataaacgCATCAAATACCCGATGTACTATCAAATACATCGGGTTCGGATAAACAAAATACGATGTATTTGTTGCACTGACCAGTCTGATTGCAACATGGTCGCATGGGGCTTTTTGGATGAACATATGAAACTTACGCAATAAGTGAATCAAGtcaattctgaaaatgaaatagccACGTTCAACACAAGTATACCGTGCAGCAGAGTTTTTGAATCATAAGAGTCCAACCCACGTTTTGGGAAATACTTCCGTCAATGAATTATATGAATTCTTACAACGATTCCCTTCGCGATAGAAGCGGCTATTcctataaaatattttgaaatacgaGATGCTCGAATCTGACGATTGCGTGTACGAAAATTGCAGCGCGCGTGGACACctgtgaaattgaaaaattcttgtTGATTGAATCAAGATTTACCACAAAAACAACTCGATTTTATTACAATTCATTATATGGCGATTAATATCATTCATCAagtatagataatttgattaaagtTTCCTGAGATTGCTCTGCCGTGTATCACGACCTGgttattattgaaatggaTTCGTTTCGTGTTATTTGagataatgatgtaataattaCTCGAGTAATGACACAGATCGAGTATAAAGACGCTTGTTACTTCACGCAAGTCTTCGTCGAAAAGCTTCGTCTTCTTGGAGAAATATCAACCGCAAGAGCTGATACATCGTTAGGTGGGTTCGACGCATCATTGAGATTTTCAGTTATCAGTGTCGATATTACCGTATCGACGTTATGACTATGTATTTCGAACACATCACATGCATATCACATGTTATTTGGCTGATATACAAATggtaaattatttcattaaaagatagtaCTCCAAATTATAAATTCCATTAGTACGATATCCATAAGAGTAGTTTTAAGCCTGAAATACCCTCCACCCTGATACAATACTTATTCAGCAAAATTCGGCAAAATAGTAACATCACTAAAGAGATGGTTGCCTAAATTGCCAACTCATTCTTGGGCcttttttaaagaaagttTTCTCGATGTATAAAAGATTGGAGTTTTCTTTGTAGAAATGGACGTTGATTTTCTACGCTCACTAATACTGGTGATTATATCAGTTTCTGTCGTCGATTCAAATCGTAAGTTTGAtaaaaattcattctttaCATTCCGAAATCTAAATGACAATTTATCACGTACCAATGTTAATGATTTCTGAAATGTATTGATTATTACGATTAGTTTATTCGCCGTGTGGTAATTATCCATTCGTACGGAATTCGGCCGGAGCCGAGATCATCGCTGATTGTGATGTAGCCGATAGATTCATGGAGGTGAAATATACCTGCCAAGACGGCTACACATTACGAGACGATGTTGATACGATAAAGTGTGATGAAAATACGGGTCGCTGGTCGCCGAAACCGGCGTGCTGTAAAGGTTCGTATTTATGGAATAGAACCAActctttagctttaacttcTTTATAAAAGAATAACACGTTTTTCGGGATTTTCTAATTTCGTATTTTTTGAGTAATTCTCTGAGCTTTCTTTCCAAAGACATCGTCTAAGCACATCTAGATCCTGTTGCTATATTGGTAGAGGATCTTATCTGTATAcgaaatattcaacatctgtttgATATGCTACGGATCAAACTCTTGGCCCGAAATAGCCAATTCCTTTTCGGATCCACTCTAGAGTCGAAATATTCCTACGCAACTAACGACgacataaaatatttcaacatacGTCTATTAAAGTACTGTGGCTGGGACTTGGTCAGTAACAGATTTATTTTAGGTGCAGTTTTTAATGAGTTAATCAGGTGAATGGTTCCCATTGACC from Tubulanus polymorphus chromosome 11, tnTubPoly1.2, whole genome shotgun sequence encodes:
- the LOC141913066 gene encoding putative G-protein coupled receptor 139 isoform X2; amino-acid sequence: MTTPITASVTSQPSIKNYTEYQIGRFIYRIFPVIGIIVATIGNTMCLILMNRKSLRESSASVYLSAIAVADTCTVYTGLLPAWLQAQFDINLAKRSTFICHLMEFLLYSVSEVAVWLVVALTIDRFISVVFPLKARYFCTKKKASVAIAIICALATIKNVHIFFTRGPVLDNAHRCQFLEPFEYFEAFVRPWIAFTLYAFLPISIIFACNIAIVYTLIKIRKKKLVNQASKKTDRNKRVNSMTGMFLAISLTFLCLITPSISVVISIPYWGTGMHDRARLYLTLAVTEILVYSNHSVNFVLYCITGRRFREEFLKLCSCCPSRSRVSPVDGTNPGGELSNSRTADRY
- the LOC141913066 gene encoding putative G-protein coupled receptor 139 isoform X1 translates to MSYLTISTILPFNSKQLRLNYEVYTMTTPITASVTSQPSIKNYTEYQIGRFIYRIFPVIGIIVATIGNTMCLILMNRKSLRESSASVYLSAIAVADTCTVYTGLLPAWLQAQFDINLAKRSTFICHLMEFLLYSVSEVAVWLVVALTIDRFISVVFPLKARYFCTKKKASVAIAIICALATIKNVHIFFTRGPVLDNAHRCQFLEPFEYFEAFVRPWIAFTLYAFLPISIIFACNIAIVYTLIKIRKKKLVNQASKKTDRNKRVNSMTGMFLAISLTFLCLITPSISVVISIPYWGTGMHDRARLYLTLAVTEILVYSNHSVNFVLYCITGRRFREEFLKLCSCCPSRSRVSPVDGTNPGGELSNSRTADRY